The Actinomycetes bacterium region CCTCGGCCAGCTCGGCACGGGACAGCCGCAGGTCGACGCTGTCGCCGGCCAGGGCACGCGGGCCGGGCAGGTTGCCGTCCGCGCTGCGCGGGACCCGCGGCTTCTCCCCCGGCGCGGCCGGCGGCTCCAGCCCCCGGTCGATCGCGTCGAGGTGCTCGCGGATGACCCGCAGGGGCAGGTAGTGGTCGCGCTGGGTCGCGAGGACGTAGTGCAGCCTGGCGACGTCGGCATGGGAGAACTTGCGGTAGCCCGACGGGGTGCGGGCCGGCTCGACCAGCCCCTCCGACTCCAGGAACCGGATCTTGGAGATGGTGACGTCGGGGAACTCGGGGCGCAGGCGACCGAGGACCTCGCCGATGCTCATCAGCGAGCTTGCGGGCAGCCCGCTGCTCATCGACGGCACCGAGGGCACATGGCTGGTCGGTCAGCCCTGCTGGCTCGGGTAGTAGACCAGCCGGTACTTGCCGACCTGCACCTCGTCACCGCCGGCCAGCGGCGTCTCGTCGATCCGCTCACGGTTGACGTAGGTGCCGTTGAGCGACCCCACGTCGCGGACGGCGAAGCCCTCGCCGGCGCGGACGAACTCGGCGTGCCGGCGGGAGACGGTCACGTCGTCGAGGAAGATGTCGCTCGACGGGTGCCGGCCCGCGGTCGTGGTCTCGGAGTCGAGGAGGAAGCGGCTCCCCGAGTTGGGGCCGCGCCGCACGACGAGCAGGGCCGAGCCGGGAGGCAGGGCGTCGACCGCCGCCTGGTCGGCCCCGGAGAGCCCCTCGGACTTCTCCGCGGCCTCACCGGTCTCGAACCCGCCGCCGCTGATCGTGATCGTCGACGTCTCGCTCCCGGTCGTCGCCGGCGCCGGGCGCAGCGCGGCTCCGCAGTTGCTGCAGAACCGGGCGTCCTCGGCGTTGCTGTGACCGCACTGCGTGCAGCTCGGCATTCGGTGCGCCTCCTCGACCACGGGGTCGCCGCGGTGCTCTCGGGACTTGCCGGGACGGTCCGGACGGACGTCGTCCGGTTGTCGAGCGACCTTACCCTTGACCAGAGGTCGAGGGCAGGCTTCGGCTCAGCTGTCCAGACCGGCCTGGTAGGCGGCGGCGTCCAGCAGGCCATCGACGCCGGACGCGTCGTCGGGGCGGATGGCCAGCATCCAGCCCTCGCCGTAGGGGTCGGAGTTGACCAGCTCCGGCGAGGCGTCGAGGGCCTCGTTGCGCTCGGTGACCGTGCCGGTGACCGGGGCGTAGACGTCGGAGACGCTCTTGGTCGACTCGATCTCGCCGCAGGCCTCGCCCTCCGTCACGTGGCTGCCGGCCTCGGGGAGCGTGACGAACACGATGTCGCCCAGGGCGTCCTGCGCGAAGTCGGTCACCCCGACCCGCAGCGTCTCGCCGTCGTCGCCCTCCGTGCGGACCCACTCGTGGTCCTTGGTGTAGTGCAGGTCCTCGGGGGTCACGCAGCAGCCTCTCTACCCGTCCCTAGCCGTTGTCGGCGTCGCCGGCCGCTCCGGCCGGGCGAGCGTAACGAGGCGACGGAGCGACCCGCAAGGAGGTGATCTCGACCGACTGCTCCTGGGTCACCACCCCCTGCGCCCCGCGCTGGTCGAGGACCTCCAGGACGCCACCGGGGATCTCCAGCGCGGTCGCCAGCGTCCCCGGCTCACCGATCACGAGGAAGCGGTAGGGCGCGCGCAGCACCGTCCCGTCGACCTCGACGCCGGCCCCGCTGCCCGGCTCGCCCGCCTCGACGAACGACGTGCTCGCCACCACGCGCACCGCGGGCCCGTCGACGCTGGAGATCTCGACCGCCTCGGCCCCGGCGTCACGCAGCTCCTGCAGGGTGTCGATCAGCACGTCCGCCCCGGCCTGGCCCTGGGGGTCGGTGATCGTCAGCTGGATCCCCGGCCCGCGGGCCGGCAGCGTGCCGGCCAGGATGCCGAGCACCCGGGTCCGGTCCCGCGCCTCCTGCAGCGCTGCCTGCTCGTCGTCGCCGGTCACCCGGTCTCGGGTCTCCTGCAGCTCGCGCGCCTCGCTCTGCAGCCGGGCGGACCGCTCGGACACGTCGTCGAGGATGCGCACCAGGTCGGTCTGGCGCAGCCCGGACAGGCCGGCGTCCTGGGTCGAGCGCACCTGCACCGCGGCCGCGAACCCCAGCACCCCGCACAGGAGTGCCGCCACCACCTGGGCGCGGGTGGTCCGCGGGTGCAGCGCCGACCGCAGCCTGGCCCGGCCCTTCACCGGCTCGCCCGGCTCGGCGGCCCCGGGCGCTCCGGCCGGCCCGGCCGGCTCGTCCGGCCTGGTCATGCGCTGAACAGGTGGCGGCGGATCGACGCCGCGTTGGAGAAGATCCGGATGCCGAGCACGACCACGACACCGGTGGAGAGCTGAGAGCCGACGCCGAGCTGGTCGCCTAGGTAGACGATGAGTGCGGCGACGAGCACGTTGGCGACGAACGACACGACGAACACCCGGTCGTCGAAGATGCCGTCGAGCAGGGCACGCAGCCCGCCGAAGACGGCGTCGAGGGCGGCGACGACCGCGATCGGCAGGTACGGCTGCAGCCAGGTGGGGACGGTCGGCTCGAGGAACAGCCCGGCCACGATGCCGAGCACGAGTCCGAGCGCCGCGATCACGGTGTGCTCTCCCTGTTCTGCTCGCTGTCCGAGCTGTCGTCCGAGTCCTGCGGCATCTGCCGGGGGCTGACGGCGTAGCGCACCGTGACAGCCGCCGAGGCCGGCAGCGACAGGTCCTCCTCGTCGGTCACGGCATAGTCGATGCCGTAGTCGCGCAGGACCGCAAGGTAGCTCCCGCCGAAGCCGCCGACGAAGGTGGCCCGCATGTCGTCGGCCCCGACTGCAGTCACCTCGTAGGGCGGGCTGAGCGGCCGGAAGTCGACCAGGATCGCCTCTCCGGCGGAGCGGATGGCACTGAGTGCGGTGAGCCGCTGACCGTTGACCGCCACCGCCTCGGCGCCGGAGGCCCACACCTCGTTCACCAGCGTCTGCAGGTCGCGGTCGCTCACCCGGCCGTCGTCGCTCTGGTCGGTGCGCGGGTCGACGTCGGCGCCGGACGGGTCGGTCGGTGCGTCGTCGAGGCGCAGCACGAAGCCGGGTCCGGTCACCGCTCCGGCACCGGTGACCGTCTCCAGCCGGGTCAGCTTGCGCTCCACCGCTGCGCCCTCGTCGGTCGCGCGGAGCTGTTGTCGTCGCTCGCGGGCTGCCCGGGCCCGTGCCCGGTCCAGCGCTCGCTCGACCCGGTCGTTGGCGGCGGACCGGCCCTCGATCTCCGCGGTCAGCGCGTCGCGGGCCTCGGCGACGGTGTCGGCCCGCTGCCGGGTCTCGACGGCGGCCGTCGTGAGGAGCAGGCCGACAGCCACCAGGCCCACCACCAGGACGACGCGCCCGTGGCGCGCTGGCGGCTCCCCCGCGGCACGGCGGGCGGCCGCCCGCGCGTAGCCGTCGTCGAGCGAGTCCTCGACCAGGCTGGTGAGCAGCAGCATCGACGCGTCACGGCGCGCGGGCTGCTGGTCGGGCGGAGCGGTCGGCACGCGGCCATGGTCGCAGACCTGGGGCCGTCCTGAGCCCCAGGCGTCAGCGCTCGGTGTCGCCCAGCACCCGCACCCATCGCTCGAGCAACGCGGCCGCGGCGGTGTCGTCAGCCGCCTCGGCCCAGACGTGGGTCACCGGCTCGGCGGGATCGGGCAGGACCAGCGCCCAGCTGCCGTCCGGCTCGACGACCCGCACGCCGTCCGTCGTGTCGAGGACCCGGTCGGCCGCGTCCTCGATGACCGAGCGCATCACCACGCCCTTGGCCGCCCACGGCGTCGGCACCGAGCGGCGCGCCACGTGCGACCGCGGGATCCGGGAGTCGATCTCGGAC contains the following coding sequences:
- a CDS encoding MerR family transcriptional regulator: MSSGLPASSLMSIGEVLGRLRPEFPDVTISKIRFLESEGLVEPARTPSGYRKFSHADVARLHYVLATQRDHYLPLRVIREHLDAIDRGLEPPAAPGEKPRVPRSADGNLPGPRALAGDSVDLRLSRAELAEAAGIDTELLDQVEAFGLLAPVRGSARGDAPGWYDADALAVATAVGELTTYGLEPRHLRSFRTAVDRESDLVAQVVGPLLRQRSPQARARAEEVARELGAAALRLHTALVRARLRDVVGR
- a CDS encoding FHA domain-containing protein — translated: MPSCTQCGHSNAEDARFCSNCGAALRPAPATTGSETSTITISGGGFETGEAAEKSEGLSGADQAAVDALPPGSALLVVRRGPNSGSRFLLDSETTTAGRHPSSDIFLDDVTVSRRHAEFVRAGEGFAVRDVGSLNGTYVNRERIDETPLAGGDEVQVGKYRLVYYPSQQG
- the gcvH gene encoding glycine cleavage system protein GcvH, giving the protein MTPEDLHYTKDHEWVRTEGDDGETLRVGVTDFAQDALGDIVFVTLPEAGSHVTEGEACGEIESTKSVSDVYAPVTGTVTERNEALDASPELVNSDPYGEGWMLAIRPDDASGVDGLLDAAAYQAGLDS
- a CDS encoding DUF881 domain-containing protein produces the protein MTRPDEPAGPAGAPGAAEPGEPVKGRARLRSALHPRTTRAQVVAALLCGVLGFAAAVQVRSTQDAGLSGLRQTDLVRILDDVSERSARLQSEARELQETRDRVTGDDEQAALQEARDRTRVLGILAGTLPARGPGIQLTITDPQGQAGADVLIDTLQELRDAGAEAVEISSVDGPAVRVVASTSFVEAGEPGSGAGVEVDGTVLRAPYRFLVIGEPGTLATALEIPGGVLEVLDQRGAQGVVTQEQSVEITSLRVAPSPRYARPAGAAGDADNG
- a CDS encoding small basic family protein gives rise to the protein MIAALGLVLGIVAGLFLEPTVPTWLQPYLPIAVVAALDAVFGGLRALLDGIFDDRVFVVSFVANVLVAALIVYLGDQLGVGSQLSTGVVVVLGIRIFSNAASIRRHLFSA
- a CDS encoding DUF881 domain-containing protein, yielding MPTAPPDQQPARRDASMLLLTSLVEDSLDDGYARAAARRAAGEPPARHGRVVLVVGLVAVGLLLTTAAVETRQRADTVAEARDALTAEIEGRSAANDRVERALDRARARAARERRQQLRATDEGAAVERKLTRLETVTGAGAVTGPGFVLRLDDAPTDPSGADVDPRTDQSDDGRVSDRDLQTLVNEVWASGAEAVAVNGQRLTALSAIRSAGEAILVDFRPLSPPYEVTAVGADDMRATFVGGFGGSYLAVLRDYGIDYAVTDEEDLSLPASAAVTVRYAVSPRQMPQDSDDSSDSEQNRESTP